From Amaranthus tricolor cultivar Red isolate AtriRed21 chromosome 4, ASM2621246v1, whole genome shotgun sequence:
ACACAAGTCATCAGCTACAAAATGAATTATTAGACCACTTAAAGTAGTTCCAAAACTCACCATATGTAAAAAAGTCCATCCATTTCTTGTCTTTGAACTCTACCAACAAGCTCTATCTGCAGGAATCCACCAAAGCATATGACAGGTTCTGGAAGCTTGAAACTTTGTAGGTGACTCTCCTGTTCCAAGAAATATCTTGATGAGTAAAGTCGTTAGAAGCATGAAACTGCAAAACAGACGGATTCTTCATGTActaataatatcattattttctttCCCAGAAACAGTTCAGATTTCAAAAAGTTATTAGTGATCCTTTTTCTAGAGAAGGATGAACACAGTAAGACAATATTCAAAACCTAAATAAAAATCGCTAAAAGAAGTGATCTTATTCAATATCGATAGCACGAGATATTGTAAAGGAATTTATACTCTTGTCTTAGTACTTCATGAAGTGTTGACGAAGAGCACCAAATAACAAAAGAAAGACCAGACAAAAAAGCTTCATAATTTCAAATGCtacaatggaaaaaaaaaaatctaaaaacgtATTTTCTAAGAACAATTGTCACACTGATAAAAGCATCTAATATAGTCTTCTAAGAAAAACAAGATCTCCTAATACTATGCTTACTAATACTTATTAACTTATCCATTTACAAAGAAGCCAATGTATGGGAAGAGGAAATCAAATTCCATAGCATATGTGTTAAGTCTCTCAGACTCTAGCACAGAAGAGCCATAAGTGTTTCAGAGTGTGGCAAATAAGATACATGACTGTATCTTTTTTGTTATTCAGATCAAgtgatattaaaagaaaataggtTTCAAAACAGTATACATAAGCGGTATTAAATGTCCATTCCAGAATGCTGCTGACCTGCACCATTGGAAATAACTGTGATGTGTAGGTCCACACAAAGTTTTTTGCAGCACATTGCGGATCTTCAAGAACGGTATCATCTTCCTCACTGTCATCAGCATATGCTCTGTGCCCCAAGTGAAAGCGCACATATTTCGCAGAATAAATAGGAGAATCTGCCTGGAAAAAAGCTGCATAAAAAACACAATAAGCATAATGAGGGGAATCTAGCCAAAAAGGCATAACTACACTAGCAAAAAGGGATCACCACCTTTGAAAGGCTGAACATTTATTTCAGTGATGATGCAAAAGTTAGAAATCAACTTGTAAATTAACTTTTCAGTCACTTCGGGGTTACTTTGTCCAGAGCTTGACCAGTATGAAGCTCTACGTCCAATCCTATCCCTGGGTTCCAGTGTGTGATGAACACTTTCTTCCGGATAATTATCTGTGCTGGAAGCACAAATGGCATCTGAGATACATTCACCCACCTCTGATGATACAAGACCTCGAGCTAAACAGACAAATGCTCTGTGTTCCATTTTCAAATGCTCCCATTCAATGGACCGGCTGCAACCAACATCTGCACACTTCCCGTTTTTGTTGCTTGTTTCCACCACACGACTAATGCCAGAAAGCTGAGGAAATAGTTTTAGACACAGATGTTTGCAAATACCATTTGTTATCACTGTCAATAATTAAGACCACAATTAGAACTCTCGATAACTACCATGGCCCTAAACTGAAAGAGAAAGCTTCCCAAAAATAAGAATTCTAAATGTTCAATGCATCCTATGGTTAATTGTTGACCATAAAAATCATGATTTTTGTTCTGTTAACAGTGTAACagtttgataaaaattaaaatgcaaaatttaaaattagacaGGGTACAAGGTTGGGTATAAAGAGAATATGGAGCAGGATGAGATGGGCGTAAAAAGTGGGTGTAGCCATGATATTGATGGGCATGACTGGTTAGACAGTGAATACGAACTGATTCATATACATATTCACAACGACAAACTTGAGTATGAGAACTTTATAGTGAGTAGGTGGTGGATATGTGTATGGGGGAGTATTTTCAAACGTCGACTCATTTTATGAGCTAACACAGTTACACCTAATACGAACAATTAGGCAACTTTCCCTGTCATCTCCTTACACAAGTaattgattttgagtttttataCGAACAATATATTTATGTTCCATACACAAACTTTACTCTCATCAATAGTCATTTGTTCAACACACTTATATCATACTTTTGATGGTTCAAATTTGTTGCTACACTTGTTTTCACGCTATCTAATTTACTATTTTGACCATTGCCATCTTTAGTTGCAcatagttaaaaattataaacagttaatattatgaaaatatgttttCATGCGAAGCAAACTAGATCGTACTTGACTACGTTTCTTTTACACTCATAgaataagaaataaaacaatattGATTGACTACACAAGTTTAAAAACTACGATCAACTAGAGGTAGTATTATTGGCTGCCACCTCGTAAATTTTGAGGCCCTAGTACCAATTCAAACCCTTacatataaagaaaaaaaaatcaaaatatttgttTATGATAAAGTCTTCCCACTAATTAAACTTACTATCCAACTAGACAATAGATTTTTGAAAAAGAGTAGCATAGCAGAAATCATTAGCTTCTTTTTTATTAGTTCACATATTGAAATAACTAATAATATTTGACTATTTATCATTTGGTTATtcttatgtaaaataatatatatgtgtTTGGGA
This genomic window contains:
- the LOC130809934 gene encoding F-box protein At4g00755, producing MMEFHGDFLEFLDRDVSTLILMGLDDLADIVRASSVSRLWRDFVITNGICKHLCLKLFPQLSGISRVVETSNKNGKCADVGCSRSIEWEHLKMEHRAFVCLARGLVSSEVGECISDAICASSTDNYPEESVHHTLEPRDRIGRRASYWSSSGQSNPEVTEKLIYKLISNFCIITEINVQPFKAFFQADSPIYSAKYVRFHLGHRAYADDSEEDDTVLEDPQCAAKNFVWTYTSQLFPMVQESHLQSFKLPEPVICFGGFLQIELVGRVQRQEMDGLFYICVAHVKVLGRSLSPVFGIDPLDQNGTFMLLYNPDAKFPSPSTTNESDKISATPEMEQRQSRGGWEQILNMLRGTLGVEVYDSDDEVHDLDVDDEMGEEYAL